Proteins found in one Pelmatolapia mariae isolate MD_Pm_ZW linkage group LG7, Pm_UMD_F_2, whole genome shotgun sequence genomic segment:
- the snrkb gene encoding SNF related kinase b, with protein MDSSGGITASQDAHLDLRSSPGRSDLSGLYHLGRTLGRGHFAVVKLGRNVNTGQLVAVKMIDKTKLDVMATSHLLQEVRCMRRVQHPNVVRLYEVIDTPTTLYLVMELAEGGDLYDYILRHEGGVAEVTAKRHFAQIVRAVSYCHQLHVVHRDLKPENVVFFPQQGAVKLTDFGFSNLFQPGMMLATSCGSLAYSAPEILLGEEYDAPAVDIWSLGVILYMLVCGVPPFQETNDSETLVMILDCRYSIPEHVSDECRDLISRMLQKDPSRRSSLDEIEAHHWLQGLDNALLSPEAPPHWLSGALSPSSPHSGVPECGDLLAARPSSEKPFPAPWQPSLSFTLRPPPAEEPPITKNLPALQQICEEEEEEEEEEEEEEEEEEEENKSMIKEGEGFASLLEGEPERETKKTQDGADNQDSSEEEELRSSVEVMKEGDKAEVETEIKTEDSGCVISDQPVSHGDRLVSQTPEVSPFSQLALGVPCCQGQHDITAREEGKDEEVEPNNNTNKPRPPLPKPDPRHSPVSSARRNKMELQRGGREGERGGESGRDDLLTDRCQPHSAAATREESAPRVEQGKRHSVKLRERLFQFPLCEKALAFNIPTHNKPKILPLAQYNCCHVL; from the exons ATGGACTCCTCTGGAGGTATAACTGCTTCCCAGGATGCACATCTGGACCTGCGGAGCAGCCCCGGTCGCTCTGATCTCAGCGGATTGTACCATCTGGGTCGGACGTTGGGCAGGGGTCACTTTGCTGTCGTTAAACTGGGCCGTAATGTCAACACGGGGCAACTGGTGGCTGTCAAGATGATAGACAAGACAAAACTCGATGTAATGGCAACGAGCCACCTCTTACAGGAAGTGAG ATGCATGAGGCGGGTGCAGCATCCCAACGTGGTTCGCCTTTACGAGGTCATCGACACACCCACCACTCTCTACCTGGTGATGGAACTGGCCGAGGGCGGCGACCTCTACGACTACATCCTCCGCCACGAGGGAGGCGTTGCCGAGGTCACCGCCAAGCGTCATTTCGCCCAGATTGTGCGTGCTGTGTCCTACTGCCACCAGCTGCACGTAGTGCACCGGGACCTGAAGCCTGAGAACGTGGTTTTCTTCCCTCAGCAAGGCGCCGTCAAGCTCACTGACTTTGGGTTCAGCAACTTATTCCAGCCCGGGATGATGCTGGCCACCAGCTGTGGGTCGCTGGCATATTCTGCTCCTGAGATTCTGCTGGGAGAAGAGTACGATGCTCCGGCTgtgg atATCTGGTCTCTGGGGGTGATCCTCTACATGCTGGTGTGTGGAGTCCCTCCCTTCCAGGAAACCAACGACAGCGAGACTCTGGTCATGATTTTGGACTGTCGTTACTCCATTCCTGAACATGTGTCTGACGAGTGCAGAGA TCTGATCTCCAGGATGCTGCAGAAGGATCCATCTCGCCGCTCCTCACTTGATGAGATTGAAGCTCACCACTGGCTCCAGGGGTTGGATAACGCCCTCCTCAGTCCGGAGGCTCCACCGCACTGGCTCTCAGGGGCCCTTTCTCCCAGCTCTCCCCACTCAGGTGTGCCTGAGTGCGGGGATCTACTCGCTGCAAGGCCATCGTCTGAAAAGCCCTTCCCTGCTCCGTGGCAGCCCAGCCTCAGCTTCACCCTGCGTCCACCTCCAGCTGAAGAGCCTCCCATCACCAAGAACCTTCCTGCGCTTCAGCAGAtctgtgaggaggaggaagaggaggaggaggaagaagaagaagaagaggaggaagaggaggaagagaacaAAAGTATGATAAAAGAAGGGGAAGGCTTTGCCTCTTTACTAGAGGGAGAGCCAGAAAGAGAAACTAAAAAGACACAGGATGGAGCAGACAATCAAGACAGCAGTGAAGAGGAAGAGTTAAGAAGCTCAGTAGAGGTGATGAAGGAGGGGGACAAAGCAGAGGTGGAGACAGAAATCAAAACTGAAGACAGTGggtgtgtgatttcagatcagccAGTCAGTCATGGAGATAGGCTGGTCAGTCAGACTCCTGAAGTCTCGCCATTCTCCCAGCTGGCTTTGGGTGTGCCGTGCTGTCAGGGCCAGCATGACATCACAGCCCGAGAGGAAGGAAAGGACGAGGAGGTGGaacccaacaacaacaccaacaaaCCCCGTCCTCCTCTCCCTAAACCTGACCCCCGTCACTCCCCGGTGTCTTCCGCCAGGCGGAACAAGATGGAGCTGCAACGAGGAGGACGAGAAGGCGAGAGGGGAGGAGAAAGCGGTAGAGATGACCTCTTAACAGACAGGTGTCAGCCCCACAGCGCAGCGGCGACCCGGGAGGAGTCTGCCCCGAGGGTGGAGCAGGGAAAACGGCACAGCGTGAAGCTTCGTGAGCGTCTCTTTCAGTTTCCTCTGTGTGAGAAAGCTCTGGCCTTCAACATACCGACACACAACAAGCCCAAGATCCTGCCGCTGGCTCAGTACAACTGCTGCCACGTGCTCTAA
- the ano10b gene encoding anoctamin-10, with translation MSKAGADEGGAEGCGDSAKQLEAKDEKGGKLLSKLPAGPGWTKVSCPCCFSERVEPLVVVKLGGKVGPETKRWLIKVIGAPQKDGGAALLAHPGEDASGDIIVVSAPRCTLLQAAEELGLCKTYRSGDMEAFSYNDRDNFKDSDNMEVFLTLAERQYIVKYELDGLRAQRDLRIPGLPESRMLQKRDNIWQKLSSAGVVVDTFPLHNRKKLKDLSEAWYSGNQLAQPLDSVNDYFGSAVAFYFSFLDFYTWSLLTPAILGLTISYFSGEVQKEMVDSVSGSKVIINDDDSGPMISGHMLQAMFSMIWSTVFMELWKRRSSSLSYRWGTMNLAERFAEPRPNFHGDLGVNPVTGRVEPLFPEWKRDLRMVLVSVPVVGLFLGLVVLGMTCFYWGEAQVKQLHKDWNSLLSQALLYIPSVLHIVYTNMLGNVYRNVAQSLTEYENHREESAFENHLTAKILVFTFFNNFAVLFHIAFFKQDVPLLRKRLASLLIVSQLVNQVTEVVIPFLVDRFISAPHRKESEDDPQEDKFRNQRTLPVFPGLFAEYIELLVQFGYLSLFSCVYPLTAVLLLINNLTEIRSDAYKICNLFRKPFSPPVANMGVWQVAFEVLSFVSVISNCWLLLLSPRLQELCREGGLSSTNVLLLAVFGEHMLILIKFIMAALIPDEPDWIRKKREQMEYTSMQALKEQKLQPEVS, from the exons ATGAGTAAGGCAGGCGCTGATGAAGGTGGAGCTGAGGGCTGCGGTGACTCAGCCAAACAGCTGGAGGCTAAAGATGAAAAAGGAGGAAAGTTGCTGAGCAAACTGCCTGCTGGGCCCGGCTGGACCAAAGTGAGCTGCCCCTGCTGTTTCTCTGAGCGGGTGGAGCCGCTGGTTGTGGTGAAGCTTGGCGGGAAAGTCGGCCCCGAGACGAAGCGCTGGCTCATCAAGGTGATTGGAGCTCCTCAGAAAGATGGAG GTGCTGCATTACTGGCCCACCCGGGTGAGGACGCCAGCGGTGATATCATCGTGGTCTCGGCCCCCCGCTGCACGTTACTTCAAGCCGCTGAAGAGTTGGGTCTTTGTAAGACTTACCGAAGCGGGGACATGGAGGCCTTCTCCTACAATGACAGAGACAACTTTAAAGATTCAG ATAACATGGAGGTGTTTCTGACGCTGGCGGAGCGACAGTACATAGTGAAGTATGAGCTGGATGGACTGCGGGCGCAGAGGGACCTGAGGATACCCGGCCTGCCAGAGAGCCGCATGCTGCAAAAAAGAGACAACATCT GGCAGAAGCTTTCCTCAGCCGGTGTTGTTGTGGACACGTTTCCCCTCCACAACCGAAAAAAACTGAAGGACCTCAGTGAAGCCTGGTACTCGGGGAATCAGCTGGCTCAGCCACTTG ATTCAGTCAATGACTATTTTGGAAGCGCTGTGGCATTTTACTTCAGCTTCCTTGATTTCTACACCTGGTCTTTGCTCACACCTGCAATACTGGGCCTGACCATCTCATACTTCTCAG GTGAGGTTCAGAAGGAAATGGTGGATTCGGTCTCGGGATCAAAGGTCATAATTAATGATGATGACTCAGGACCGATGATCAGCGGCCACATGCTTCAGGCGATGTTCAGCATGATCTGGTCCACGGTGTTCATGGAGCTGTGGAAACGCCGGAGCTCCTCGTTGTCGTACCGCTGGGGGACCATGAACCTCGCAGAGCGTTTTGCAGAGCCTCGGCCCAATTTCCATGGTGACCTCGGAGTAAACCCCGTTACAGGTCGCGTGGAGCCTCTTTTCCCTGAATGGAAGAGAGACCTGCGTATGGTGCTGGTGTCGGTCCCAGTAGTGGGGCTGTTTCTAG GGCTGGTGGTACTCGGTATGACGTGTTTCTACTGGGGGGAGGCCCAGGTGAAACAGCTACACAAAGACTGGAACTCCCTGCTGTCTCAGGCTTTGCTCTACATACCCTCAGTGCTTCACATCGTTTACACAAACATGCTAGGAAATGTTTACAGGAACGTGGCGCAGAGTCTGACTGAATATG AAAACCACAGAGAGGAGTCTGCCTTCGAGAACCATCTGACAGCCAAGATTTTGGTG TTCACCTTCTTCAACAATTTTGCCGTGCTCTTCCACATTGCCTTCTTCAAGCAGGATGTGCCCCTGCTTCGTAAG CGCCTGGCGTCTTTGTTGATCGTGAGTCAGCTGGTTAACCAGGTGACAGAAGTGGTTATACCTTTCCTGGTGGACAGATTCATCAGCGCCCCCCACAGGAAAGAGAGTGAAGATGACCCTCAGGAGGACAAATTCCGGAACCAGAGAACCCTGCCTGTTTTTCCT GGCCTGTTTGCAGAATATATAGAGCTCCTGGTGCAGTTTGGGTATTTGAGTCTTTTCTCCTGCGTGTATCCTCTGACGGCCGTGCTGCTGCTCATCAACAACCTAACGGAGATCCGGTCAGACGCCTATAAGATCTGCAACCTCTTCCGCAAGCCCTTCTCCCCTCCTGTGGCTAACATGGGCGTGTGGCAG GTTGCCTTCGAGGTCCTGAGTTTCGTCTCCGTTATTTCTAActgctggctgctgctgctgtcgccACGGTTACAAGAGCTGTGTCGGGAGGGCGGCCTGAGCAGCACGAACGTCCTGCTGTTGGCTGTTTTTGGGGAG CACATGCTGATCTTAATCAAGTTTATTATGGCAGCCCTGATTCCCGATGAACCCGACTGGATCAGGAAGAAGAGAGAGCAAATGGAGTACACATCCATGCAGGCCCTGAAAGAACAG AAGCTGCAACCTGAAGTGTCCTAA